Proteins encoded within one genomic window of Lepidochelys kempii isolate rLepKem1 chromosome 11, rLepKem1.hap2, whole genome shotgun sequence:
- the LOC140895902 gene encoding dnaJ homolog subfamily B member 2-like yields the protein MVEYYEALGIPRSASSDDIKKAYRKAALKWHPDKNPGNKEHAERKFKEIAEAYEVLSDKSKRDLYDRYGKDGLTGAGTGDPRGGAGAPGFTFTFRGADEVFREFFGGRDPFADFFGRCKRCGELALGPAHPGISLSVFSPRRGGSRRLCSPAGSDDVGLFSDLHAGGPRGHGRGGPSVAYSFCSYAFPEQSDFFSSSFSPGTDPGIGFRSVSTSTTFVNGKRITTKRIIENGQERVEIEEDGELKATEVNDIANSVEPQVGLHRQEQHDILSSASDSPTPQRPPSTASSYVLPEEEDKDLHRAMAYSLSELEDMGQHRVDARGSKKRRVSTRRARKGASEEAGAALAPQSRAKGAESPGGGDSAKEGEERAAELQKVGSIPGAMGGGLVPDESESVPDKSRFTLSDLKSALAEIESAPDEMESVVCVLL from the exons ATGGTGGAGTACTATGAAGCCCTGGGCATTCCCCGCAGCGCCTCCTCTGACGACATAAAGAAGGC GTACAGGAAGGCGGCACTGAAATGGCATCCGGATAAGAACCCGGGGAACAAGGAACACGCCGAGCGGAAGTTCAAAGAGATCGCGGAGGCCTACGAAGTGCTGTCGGACA AGAGCAAGCGCGACCTCTACGACCGCTACGGCAAGGACGGGCTCACGGGGGCAG GGACCGGGGATCCCCGGGGTGGTGCCGGAGCTCCGGGCTTCACCTTCACCTTCCGCGGCGCAGACGAGGTCTTCAGAGAGTTCTTTGGGGGCCGAGATCCTTTCGCCGACTTCTTTG GAAGGTGCAAACGGTGCGGGGAACTAGCCCTGGGGCCAGCTCACCCAGGGATCTCGCTCAGTGTCTTCAGTCCAAGACGGGGCGGCTCCAGGAGACTCTGCAGCCCAGCGGGGAGCG ATGATGTGGGCCTGTTCTCAGATCTGCATGCCGGAGGGCCCCGGGGCCACGGACGGGGGGGCCCCTCTGTTGCCTACTCCTTCTGCTCCTATGCCTTTCCAGAGCAGTcag ATTTCTTCTCCTCGTCCTTCAGCCCTGGCACCGACCCCGGAATTGGCTTCCGCTCAGTTTCCACCTCCACCACCTTCGTCAACGGCAAACGCATCACCACGAAGAG GATCATCGAGAACGGCCAGGAGCGGGTGGAAATCGAGGAGGACGGAGAGCTGAAAGCTACAGAGGTGAATG ACATAGCCAACAGTGTGGAGCCTCAGGTAGGGCTGCACCGCCAGGAACAGCACGACATCCTGAGCTCTGCGTCCgactcccccaccccgcagcgcCCCCCAAGCACGGCCTCCTCCTATGTGCTCCCCGAAGAGGAGGACAAAGATCTGCACCGGGCCATGGCCTACAGCCTGTCGGAGCTGGAGGACATGGGGCAGCATCGAGTGGACGCCCGCGGCTCCAAGAAGAGACGGGTCAGTACGCGGCGGGCCCGCAAGGGGGCCAGCGAGGAGGCGGGCGCTGCCCTGGCGCCTCAGAGCCGGGCCAAGGGAGCAGAGAGCCCCGGCGGAGGAGACAGCgcaaaggagggggaggagagggcggcCGAGCTGCAGAAGGTGGGGAGCATTCCTGGAGCCATGGGGGGCGGGTTGGTGCCAGACGAGAGCGAGTCGGTGCCGGACAAGAGCCGGTTCACGCTCAGCGACCTCAAGTCAGCGCTTGCCGAGATCGAGTCTGCTCCCGACGAGATGGAGTCGGTCGTGTGTGTCCTCCTGTGA